One genomic segment of Desulfomicrobium sp. ZS1 includes these proteins:
- the atpH gene encoding ATP synthase F1 subunit delta, which translates to MTGNIVARRYAKALFAVAQAQSDKGAMAQYGDDLARLAGLLENAPELTKIFRNPIFGVEEKRGVIVKILEKVAPCAMVRNFCLLLADKNRLSFLPEINASYGTLLDSAQGVLRGKLVTAVKLSDVVQKNVVDKLQKESGQTVVLDYEVDQEIIGGLMLKIGDKILDASIRAQLQILKENIKRGE; encoded by the coding sequence TTGACTGGGAATATCGTAGCAAGACGGTATGCCAAGGCGTTGTTCGCCGTTGCGCAGGCGCAGTCCGACAAGGGCGCGATGGCGCAATACGGTGACGACTTGGCCAGGCTGGCTGGACTCCTGGAGAATGCGCCTGAGCTCACGAAGATCTTCCGCAACCCAATTTTTGGCGTGGAAGAAAAGAGAGGGGTAATCGTTAAAATTCTGGAAAAGGTCGCACCCTGCGCCATGGTCCGGAATTTTTGTCTGCTTCTGGCGGACAAGAACAGATTGTCTTTTCTCCCCGAGATCAACGCATCTTATGGTACGCTTTTGGATTCAGCCCAAGGTGTTCTTCGCGGCAAGCTGGTGACGGCTGTAAAGCTCTCCGACGTTGTGCAGAAGAACGTTGTCGATAAATTGCAAAAAGAGTCGGGCCAGACGGTGGTCCTTGATTACGAAGTGGATCAGGAGATTATTGGCGGGCTTATGCTCAAGATCGGGGACAAGATCCTGGACGCCAGTATTCGCGCTCAGCTGCAAATTTTGAAAGAAAATATCAAAAGGGGTGAGTAG
- the mrdA gene encoding penicillin-binding protein 2 yields MGAFNTPERPQIFSGPPLLLVFLVVLFCIFSIRLWYLQIYKSDFYQGRAQENRTRQSTMFSPRGIIRDRTGQLLAENNPAYALALVREDCPDIPKTLDQISRWTGQPRDELQKAFEIGRKRVKHFDEQVIVPNIPFELVALVEAHRQDWPGLVIAVRPKRSYAYGETLAHVLGYVARANEEELINDPDLQLGDNVGKQGVELMLERRLRGTKGLQEFEVDASGRVLSSRIVSSPVMGEDLNLSISLPLQETATKALGDRAGSVVALDADTGEVLALVSLPSYDPNEFVVGISHAKWKELLEDPLHPLQNRPVQSTYPPGSIFKLAIGGLGLERGTVRPSSTVFCSGSYKLGKRVFRCWNKGGHGTTDFKKSLRESCDVYYYQLGEQLGVEAISDFAIRCGFGVKTGVELPHERAGNMPTPEWKLNRFGEKWQGGETLNYAIGQGYTLTTPLQVARFIAALVNDGKILRPTLLLSEKPDVVGELPMRPATRKLILDAMVATVEEERGTARVLRRPGLRIGGKTGTAQVVKLLDKYEKKKTSEIPYKYRDHAWMASFGEKDGKRFVVVSMVEHGGHGGSDAGPVAGAVLDALLGVQSEE; encoded by the coding sequence ATGGGCGCATTTAACACTCCCGAGCGGCCCCAGATATTTTCCGGCCCACCGCTGTTGCTTGTGTTCCTGGTGGTCCTTTTTTGCATCTTCAGTATCCGTCTGTGGTATCTGCAGATCTACAAAAGCGATTTCTATCAGGGTCGCGCCCAGGAAAACAGAACCAGGCAGAGCACCATGTTTTCTCCACGAGGCATCATCCGGGATCGCACCGGGCAGTTGCTGGCGGAAAACAACCCCGCCTACGCCCTGGCGCTGGTGCGCGAGGACTGCCCGGACATTCCCAAAACGTTGGACCAGATCAGTCGTTGGACCGGTCAGCCTCGGGATGAACTACAAAAAGCCTTTGAGATCGGACGCAAGCGGGTCAAACATTTTGACGAGCAGGTCATCGTGCCCAATATTCCGTTTGAGCTTGTGGCCCTGGTCGAGGCTCACCGGCAGGACTGGCCCGGGCTTGTCATCGCCGTGCGTCCCAAGCGTTCCTACGCATACGGCGAAACGCTGGCGCATGTCCTGGGTTATGTGGCCAGGGCCAATGAAGAGGAGCTCATCAATGACCCGGACCTGCAGCTGGGCGACAACGTCGGCAAGCAGGGCGTTGAGCTGATGCTTGAGCGCAGGCTGCGCGGAACCAAGGGACTTCAGGAGTTTGAGGTCGATGCATCCGGGCGGGTGCTGTCTTCGCGGATTGTTTCTTCGCCGGTTATGGGCGAAGACTTGAATTTGAGCATCTCCCTGCCCTTGCAGGAGACCGCGACCAAGGCCCTGGGGGACCGTGCAGGCTCGGTCGTGGCCCTGGACGCCGACACGGGGGAGGTGCTGGCCTTGGTCAGTCTGCCCAGCTATGACCCCAATGAGTTTGTTGTCGGCATCAGTCATGCAAAGTGGAAGGAATTGCTCGAAGATCCTCTGCATCCTCTGCAGAACCGGCCAGTGCAAAGCACCTATCCTCCCGGATCCATTTTCAAGCTCGCGATAGGGGGGCTTGGGCTTGAGCGCGGCACTGTCAGGCCTTCCTCGACCGTGTTTTGTTCCGGCAGCTACAAGCTCGGCAAGCGAGTTTTTCGCTGTTGGAATAAAGGCGGGCACGGGACGACCGATTTCAAAAAATCCCTGCGCGAATCATGCGACGTCTATTATTATCAGCTTGGGGAACAGCTTGGCGTGGAAGCGATCAGCGACTTTGCGATCCGCTGCGGATTCGGAGTCAAGACCGGCGTGGAGCTGCCCCACGAGCGGGCCGGAAATATGCCCACACCGGAATGGAAATTGAACCGCTTTGGAGAAAAATGGCAGGGCGGAGAGACCTTGAACTACGCCATTGGTCAGGGATATACGCTGACCACGCCTTTGCAGGTGGCCAGGTTTATCGCAGCGCTGGTCAATGACGGCAAGATTCTGCGGCCGACCCTGCTTTTATCCGAGAAGCCCGACGTGGTGGGTGAACTGCCCATGCGTCCCGCGACCAGGAAGCTGATTCTCGACGCCATGGTGGCCACGGTGGAAGAGGAGCGGGGCACTGCCCGGGTTCTCCGTCGTCCCGGACTCAGGATCGGGGGCAAGACCGGCACGGCCCAGGTCGTCAAGCTTCTGGACAAGTACGAAAAGAAGAAGACCAGCGAAATCCCCTACAAATACAGGGATCACGCCTGGATGGCCAGCTTCGGGGAAAAGGACGGGAAACGTTTCGTTGTCGTGTCCATGGTCGAGCACGGCGGTCATGGCGGTTCGGATGCGGGGCCCGTGGCCGGTGCGGTGCTCGACGCTCTCTTGGGCGTTCAATCGGAAGAGTGA
- the mreC gene encoding rod shape-determining protein MreC, whose protein sequence is MSSRFKRLVLFFFLPLFLYFSMYTWNWKTGYLDRLAALTGMELTGWVLAPGRWLQNNVDEFWSRYVYLVGVRQENEDLVLRVRELEQELGRISEKAKSADRLTSLLRFSPEPPWEMRGGRVIGQKLGPNAILETIFVDVGLSHGVRLNDPVISPKGVVGRIAKPGLHFSSVVLLSDPSSRIPVMTSEGRVPAIVQGQGAGAFLEVKFIPRNDPVSPGEILLSSGLGGVFPKGIPVARVVEVTPADVSLFQRVYAEPLLALRYYEELLVLSRTDGFDAGQPVMFPAVTNASSPEALKAPDKTPAAPPAAETAPAAAPSVAPPSAPEPATVTRHPVRKKP, encoded by the coding sequence ATGTCCTCTCGCTTCAAACGCCTGGTCCTCTTTTTTTTTCTTCCGCTGTTCCTCTATTTTTCCATGTACACATGGAACTGGAAGACGGGGTATCTCGATCGTCTGGCCGCCTTGACCGGGATGGAGTTGACCGGGTGGGTCCTGGCTCCGGGCAGATGGCTGCAGAACAATGTCGACGAATTCTGGTCGCGCTACGTCTATCTGGTCGGCGTGCGCCAGGAAAACGAGGACCTGGTCTTGCGGGTGCGGGAGCTTGAACAGGAACTGGGCCGGATTTCCGAGAAGGCAAAATCCGCCGATCGCCTGACGTCCCTTTTGCGATTCAGTCCCGAACCCCCCTGGGAGATGCGCGGGGGGCGGGTCATCGGCCAGAAGCTCGGTCCCAACGCGATTCTGGAAACCATATTTGTCGATGTGGGCCTGAGCCATGGCGTAAGGCTCAATGACCCGGTCATCTCGCCCAAGGGCGTGGTCGGAAGAATCGCCAAGCCGGGCCTTCATTTTTCCTCAGTGGTGCTCTTGTCTGATCCTTCCAGCCGAATTCCCGTCATGACCAGCGAGGGCCGCGTGCCGGCCATCGTACAGGGCCAGGGCGCGGGAGCGTTCCTTGAAGTCAAGTTCATTCCCCGCAACGATCCGGTCAGCCCTGGTGAGATATTGCTCAGCTCCGGTCTTGGCGGCGTTTTTCCCAAGGGCATACCCGTGGCCAGAGTGGTGGAAGTGACTCCGGCGGACGTTTCCCTTTTTCAACGGGTTTATGCCGAACCGCTTCTCGCCCTGCGTTATTACGAGGAACTCCTGGTCCTGAGCCGTACGGACGGGTTCGACGCCGGTCAGCCCGTCATGTTCCCGGCCGTGACCAACGCGTCCTCTCCCGAGGCTCTCAAGGCTCCCGACAAAACTCCTGCAGCTCCGCCTGCGGCCGAGACCGCGCCTGCGGCGGCCCCGTCGGTGGCACCTCCTTCCGCGCCAGAGCCAGCCACTGTAACACGGCACCCTGTGCGCAAGAAGCCGTGA
- the atpA gene encoding F0F1 ATP synthase subunit alpha, which yields MQIKAEEISQIIEGQIKNYEKKVEMSETGVVLSVGDGIARVYGCENAMAMELLEFPGNVMGMVLNLEEDSVGVALLGETEHIKEGDIVKRTGRIFQVPVGDAVMGRVIDPLGNPIDGLGPIQTDLFRNVEIKAPGIIARKSVHEPMYTGLKAIDAMTPIGRGQRELIIGDRQVGKTAVGVDAIIAQKNSDIHCFYVAIGQKRSTVAQVVEALRQNGALEYTTVISSTASEPAPLQFIAAYCGCTMAEFYRDNGKHALIVYDDLSKQAVAYRQMSLLLRRPPGREAFPGDVFYLHSRLLERSCKVNDKLGAGSLTALPVIETQAGDVSAYIPTNVISITDGQVYLEPNLFMAGIRPAINVGLSVSRVGGAAQIKAMKKVAGTLRLDLAQYRELAAFAQFGSDLDKATKTKLTRGERLVELLKQPQYKPMVVEEQVSVLYAGTRGFLDDVAVTDAIRFGEELVEFMRNQKSDILAEIVQTKDLGSETEKKLADAINEFKAGFKA from the coding sequence ATGCAGATCAAAGCAGAAGAAATTAGCCAGATCATCGAAGGCCAGATCAAGAATTACGAGAAAAAGGTCGAGATGAGCGAGACTGGCGTGGTCCTGTCAGTGGGTGACGGTATCGCCCGCGTTTACGGCTGCGAAAACGCGATGGCCATGGAACTCCTCGAGTTCCCCGGTAACGTCATGGGAATGGTCCTTAACCTTGAAGAAGATTCCGTTGGTGTCGCTCTGCTCGGTGAGACCGAGCACATCAAGGAAGGCGACATCGTCAAACGTACGGGCCGGATTTTCCAGGTTCCTGTCGGCGACGCGGTCATGGGCCGGGTCATCGACCCCTTGGGCAATCCCATCGACGGTCTCGGACCGATCCAGACGGATCTGTTCCGTAACGTTGAAATCAAGGCTCCCGGCATCATCGCCCGTAAGTCCGTACATGAGCCCATGTACACCGGTCTGAAGGCCATCGATGCGATGACGCCCATCGGCCGCGGACAGCGCGAACTCATCATTGGCGACCGTCAGGTCGGCAAGACCGCTGTCGGCGTCGACGCCATCATCGCCCAGAAGAACAGCGACATCCATTGTTTCTACGTCGCCATCGGCCAGAAGCGTTCCACTGTTGCCCAGGTTGTTGAAGCCCTTCGTCAGAACGGCGCTCTGGAATACACAACCGTCATTTCCTCCACCGCCTCCGAGCCAGCGCCGCTGCAGTTCATCGCTGCCTACTGCGGATGCACCATGGCGGAGTTCTACCGCGACAACGGCAAGCACGCCCTGATTGTTTATGACGATCTGTCCAAGCAGGCTGTGGCCTACCGCCAGATGTCCCTGCTGCTGCGCCGCCCTCCGGGACGCGAAGCTTTCCCTGGCGACGTTTTCTACCTGCACTCCCGCCTGCTGGAGCGCTCCTGCAAGGTCAACGACAAGCTGGGCGCCGGTTCCCTGACCGCCCTGCCGGTCATCGAGACCCAGGCCGGCGACGTGTCCGCGTACATTCCGACCAACGTTATCTCCATCACCGACGGCCAGGTCTACCTTGAGCCCAACCTGTTCATGGCTGGCATCCGTCCCGCCATCAACGTTGGTCTGTCCGTATCCCGAGTCGGCGGCGCGGCCCAGATCAAGGCCATGAAGAAGGTTGCCGGTACGCTGCGTCTCGATCTTGCCCAGTATCGTGAACTGGCCGCTTTTGCGCAGTTCGGTTCCGACCTGGATAAGGCCACCAAGACCAAGCTGACCCGAGGCGAGCGTCTGGTCGAACTGCTCAAGCAGCCCCAGTACAAGCCTATGGTCGTCGAAGAGCAGGTTTCCGTTCTTTACGCAGGTACCCGCGGATTCCTTGATGACGTAGCCGTTACAGACGCCATCCGCTTCGGTGAAGAACTGGTTGAGTTCATGCGCAACCAGAAATCCGACATCCTGGCTGAAATCGTTCAGACCAAGGATCTTGGCAGTGAAACCGAAAAGAAACTGGCTGATGCGATCAATGAGTTCAAAGCCGGTTTCAAAGCCTAG
- a CDS encoding rod shape-determining protein has product MSRILDKILGFFSNDLAIDLGTANTCVYVKGKGIVLREPSVVAVKRDNRGNNKVLAVGSEAKRMLGRTPGNIVAIRPMKDGVIADFEVTEAMLRHFISKVHNSRRLVRPRIVICVPTGITQVEKRAVRESAQSAGAREVFLIEEPMAAAIGADLPITEPTSNMVVDIGGGTTEVAVISLAGIVYSKSVRIGGDKMDEAILQHVKRKYNMLIGESSAEDIKTTIGSAYPLDPELVMDVKGRDLVSGIPQNITITSEEVRKAISEPVDSIVQAVRIALEQTPPELAADIVDRGIVLTGGGALLKGLDSLLREETSLPITVVDDPLSTVALGSGKVLDNLDVLREVTIE; this is encoded by the coding sequence ATGTCCAGGATTTTGGATAAGATTTTGGGTTTCTTTTCGAACGATTTGGCCATCGATCTCGGCACCGCAAACACCTGCGTCTACGTCAAGGGCAAGGGGATCGTTTTGCGGGAACCGTCCGTGGTCGCCGTCAAACGCGACAATCGAGGCAACAACAAGGTTTTGGCTGTGGGCAGCGAAGCCAAGCGGATGCTCGGCCGTACCCCCGGCAACATCGTGGCCATTCGTCCCATGAAGGACGGGGTCATTGCCGATTTCGAAGTGACGGAAGCGATGCTGCGCCACTTTATTTCCAAGGTGCACAACAGCCGCAGGCTGGTCCGGCCCCGCATTGTCATCTGCGTGCCCACCGGCATCACCCAGGTCGAAAAGCGTGCCGTGCGCGAATCCGCCCAGAGCGCCGGCGCGCGCGAAGTTTTTCTGATCGAGGAACCCATGGCCGCGGCCATCGGCGCGGATCTGCCCATCACCGAGCCGACCTCGAACATGGTCGTCGATATCGGTGGCGGCACCACGGAAGTAGCGGTCATCTCCCTGGCCGGCATCGTCTATTCCAAATCCGTGCGCATCGGCGGCGACAAGATGGACGAGGCGATTCTTCAGCACGTCAAACGCAAATACAATATGCTCATCGGCGAGAGCTCGGCCGAGGACATCAAGACGACCATCGGCTCCGCTTACCCTCTGGATCCGGAACTGGTCATGGACGTTAAGGGGCGCGACCTGGTTTCAGGCATTCCCCAGAACATAACCATCACCTCGGAAGAGGTCCGCAAGGCCATCTCCGAGCCCGTCGACTCCATCGTTCAAGCCGTACGTATCGCCCTGGAGCAGACTCCACCGGAACTGGCGGCGGACATCGTCGACAGGGGCATCGTGCTGACCGGTGGCGGAGCGCTCTTGAAGGGCCTCGACAGCCTGCTGCGCGAGGAGACGTCCCTGCCCATCACCGTGGTCGACGATCCGCTCTCTACAGTGGCGCTGGGGTCGGGCAAGGTCTTGGACAATCTGGATGTCCTGCGCGAGGTAACCATCGAGTAG
- the rodA gene encoding rod shape-determining protein RodA: MFDRRLIFHINWGLLSLTAILFCVGVMNLYSASTLRLASGLEIDTYFNKQLLWGGVGLCVMTALVLVDYRHLKSVSWPFFILCLILLLGVSVAGKTIYGAKRWLDLGFFNLQPTELTKIAVLILGARLMARMEGKLGWLNLGKALLVGLVPAVLVVKQPDLGSALNILLILGGMVLFKGVTGSVFRVLVVVLPVMVPFGWFFLHDYQKQRIMTFLDPGNDPLGAGYHIIQSQIAIGSGGFWGKGFLEGTQSQLRFLPEKHTDFAFAVFGEEWGFFGAMILLILFCSFLYQIYMVTMEAKDDFGSYLAAGVFFYFFWQILINIGMVLGIMPVVGIPLPFISYGGSASVVNFCMLGLVLNVAMRRFVFKKG; this comes from the coding sequence ATGTTCGACAGACGACTCATATTTCACATCAACTGGGGCCTTTTGAGCCTGACCGCGATCCTTTTTTGTGTCGGGGTCATGAATCTTTATTCAGCCAGCACGCTGCGCCTTGCTTCCGGTCTGGAAATCGATACGTACTTCAACAAGCAACTCCTTTGGGGCGGGGTCGGGCTGTGCGTCATGACGGCGCTGGTGCTGGTTGATTACCGTCATTTGAAATCCGTTTCGTGGCCTTTTTTCATCCTCTGCCTGATTCTTCTGCTCGGGGTCAGCGTTGCCGGAAAAACCATTTACGGAGCCAAAAGATGGCTTGATCTCGGATTTTTCAATCTGCAGCCTACGGAATTGACAAAGATCGCGGTCCTGATCCTTGGCGCCAGACTGATGGCCCGCATGGAGGGAAAGCTGGGCTGGCTCAATCTGGGCAAGGCGCTCCTTGTCGGCCTGGTGCCGGCGGTTCTGGTCGTCAAGCAGCCGGATCTGGGGTCGGCTTTGAATATTCTGCTCATTTTGGGGGGTATGGTTCTCTTCAAAGGCGTCACCGGTTCCGTGTTCAGGGTTTTGGTTGTCGTGTTGCCGGTCATGGTCCCATTCGGCTGGTTTTTTCTGCACGACTACCAGAAGCAGCGCATTATGACTTTTCTTGACCCGGGAAACGATCCTCTCGGGGCCGGATACCATATTATCCAGTCTCAGATCGCAATCGGTTCGGGGGGCTTCTGGGGTAAGGGCTTCCTGGAAGGCACTCAAAGCCAGCTGAGGTTCCTGCCGGAAAAGCATACGGATTTCGCTTTTGCCGTGTTCGGCGAAGAGTGGGGGTTCTTCGGGGCCATGATCCTACTTATTCTTTTCTGCTCTTTTCTCTACCAGATTTACATGGTCACCATGGAAGCAAAGGATGATTTCGGGAGTTACCTCGCGGCGGGGGTCTTCTTTTATTTCTTTTGGCAAATTCTCATCAATATCGGCATGGTGCTCGGTATAATGCCTGTCGTTGGGATTCCGTTGCCCTTCATCAGCTATGGCGGCAGCGCGTCCGTGGTCAATTTTTGTATGCTCGGGCTCGTCCTCAACGTGGCCATGCGTCGTTTCGTTTTCAAAAAAGGTTGA
- the atpD gene encoding F0F1 ATP synthase subunit beta — MSAVNTGKIVQVIGPVVDLEFAEGNLPSILNAVLITNPTIDAEEDNLVVEVAQHLGNSVVRCIAMDNTDGLVRGQLGKDTGKPIQVPVGKASLGRILNVVGRPVDEKGPISSEKMYPIHRPAPGFTEQSTKIEVLETGVKVIDLLVPFPKGGKMGMFGGAGVGKTVILMEMINNIAKNHGGISVFAGVGERTREGNDLYHEMIEAGVLDKACLVYGQMNEPPGARSRVALTALAAAEYFRDEENQDVLLFVDNIFRFTQAGSEVSALLGRMPSAVGYQPTLGTDLGELQERITSTKTGSITSVQAVYVPADDLTDPAPATTFSHLDGTIVLSRQIAELGIYPAVDPLDSTSRILDPNVIGMDHYMTARAVQRLLQKYKDLQDIIAILGMDELSDEDKLSVSRARKIQRFLSQPFFVAAQFTGKEGRYVKLEETIKSFKEIIEGKHDSIPESCFYMVGGLDEALENAKKQ; from the coding sequence ATGAGTGCTGTTAATACCGGTAAAATAGTGCAGGTCATTGGACCTGTTGTTGACTTGGAGTTTGCCGAAGGCAATCTTCCAAGTATTTTGAACGCTGTTCTCATTACGAACCCGACCATTGATGCCGAAGAAGACAATCTGGTTGTTGAAGTCGCGCAGCATCTTGGCAACAGCGTTGTCCGCTGCATCGCCATGGACAACACTGACGGCCTGGTTCGCGGTCAGCTCGGCAAGGACACGGGCAAACCTATCCAGGTACCCGTCGGCAAGGCCTCCCTGGGACGAATTCTGAACGTCGTAGGTCGCCCCGTGGATGAAAAGGGTCCCATCTCCTCCGAGAAGATGTACCCCATCCATCGCCCTGCTCCCGGATTCACTGAACAGTCTACCAAGATTGAAGTGCTGGAGACCGGCGTCAAGGTTATCGACTTGCTCGTACCTTTCCCCAAGGGCGGAAAGATGGGCATGTTCGGTGGTGCGGGCGTTGGCAAGACCGTTATCCTCATGGAAATGATCAACAACATCGCCAAGAACCACGGTGGTATTTCCGTGTTCGCAGGTGTTGGCGAGCGCACACGTGAAGGTAATGACCTTTATCATGAAATGATCGAAGCCGGGGTTCTGGATAAAGCCTGCCTCGTCTACGGTCAGATGAACGAACCTCCGGGAGCACGTTCACGCGTTGCGCTGACCGCTCTGGCTGCCGCGGAATACTTTCGCGACGAAGAAAACCAGGACGTGCTGCTCTTCGTAGACAACATCTTCCGTTTTACCCAGGCCGGCTCCGAAGTCTCCGCGCTTCTTGGCCGCATGCCTTCCGCGGTTGGTTACCAGCCGACGCTGGGTACTGACCTTGGTGAGCTGCAGGAACGTATTACTTCCACCAAAACGGGTTCCATCACCTCGGTTCAGGCCGTTTACGTCCCTGCCGATGACTTGACCGACCCCGCTCCTGCAACAACCTTCTCGCATCTTGACGGAACGATCGTTCTTTCCCGTCAGATCGCAGAGCTTGGCATTTACCCTGCAGTGGATCCTCTTGACTCCACTTCGCGCATTCTGGATCCCAACGTCATCGGCATGGATCACTACATGACTGCCCGTGCCGTGCAGCGTCTGCTTCAGAAATACAAAGATCTGCAGGATATCATCGCGATTTTGGGTATGGACGAACTGTCTGATGAAGATAAGTTGTCCGTTTCCAGAGCACGCAAGATTCAGCGATTCCTGTCTCAGCCTTTCTTCGTTGCAGCCCAGTTTACCGGCAAGGAAGGCCGCTATGTGAAGCTCGAAGAGACCATCAAGAGCTTCAAGGAAATCATTGAAGGCAAGCACGATTCGATTCCGGAGTCCTGCTTCTACATGGTAGGCGGACTTGATGAGGCATTGGAAAACGCCAAGAAACAGTAA
- a CDS encoding F0F1 ATP synthase subunit gamma: MASLRDIQNKIVGVKKTKQITKAMNMVASAKLRGAQSRIERFRPYADKFNDILIDLASRADASAHPLLEKREVIQNIGIVLVTSDKGLCGSFNANLCNAANRLAKQKEAEGKTVKFICIGKKGRDFIRKTSFEIVSTYAENMTHFDFQLASETGNLVIDGYLSGQFDEVHIVYGKFVNIGRQEATSSQILPAETPEVEAPAGASSEYIFEPSVEGLLAELLPRYVKVQMYRGLLDTSASEHAARMSAMDNATKNCDEMVGSLTKVYNKARQSSITTQLMDIVGGAEALKG, from the coding sequence ATGGCATCACTCAGGGACATTCAGAATAAAATCGTCGGCGTTAAGAAGACCAAGCAGATTACGAAAGCGATGAACATGGTCGCTTCCGCAAAGCTGCGTGGTGCTCAGAGCCGCATCGAGCGCTTTCGTCCCTATGCTGATAAGTTCAATGACATTCTTATCGATCTCGCTTCCCGCGCCGACGCCAGCGCGCATCCCTTGCTTGAAAAGCGCGAGGTCATTCAGAACATCGGAATTGTACTGGTGACATCGGACAAAGGGCTGTGCGGCAGTTTCAACGCGAACTTGTGCAATGCCGCCAACAGGCTGGCCAAGCAGAAGGAAGCAGAAGGCAAGACGGTCAAGTTTATCTGCATTGGAAAGAAAGGCAGAGATTTCATCCGCAAGACGAGTTTCGAGATTGTTTCCACTTACGCTGAAAACATGACACATTTTGATTTTCAGTTGGCAAGCGAAACAGGAAATCTCGTCATTGACGGATATCTCTCTGGACAATTTGACGAAGTGCACATTGTTTACGGAAAGTTCGTAAACATCGGAAGGCAGGAAGCGACTTCGTCGCAGATTCTCCCCGCCGAAACGCCCGAAGTGGAGGCTCCGGCCGGTGCTTCGAGCGAATACATCTTCGAGCCGTCAGTGGAAGGTCTTTTGGCCGAACTGCTGCCCAGATATGTGAAGGTTCAGATGTATCGCGGCCTGCTCGACACGTCGGCCAGTGAGCACGCAGCTCGCATGTCGGCCATGGATAATGCGACAAAGAACTGCGACGAAATGGTCGGCAGCCTGACTAAAGTCTACAACAAGGCGCGCCAGTCAAGTATCACCACCCAATTAATGGACATCGTAGGCGGTGCCGAGGCACTGAAAGGATAA
- a CDS encoding ATP synthase F0 subunit B — MIDLDYTFFVQLVNFLVILTVLNLILYRPIRGIIKKRAEVMSQKLGTIEDFAAKAEAKLESYKIALSGARVEAQQLRVTLKAEGVAVESSVLAVAGAEAADKVAAARKEIDGQKQTALKALREEVSTYAKNVADKVLSKA, encoded by the coding sequence ATGATTGATCTAGATTACACTTTTTTTGTTCAGCTCGTGAACTTTCTGGTCATCCTGACGGTCTTGAATTTGATCCTGTACCGTCCCATCCGGGGGATCATCAAGAAGCGGGCCGAGGTCATGAGCCAAAAGCTGGGAACCATCGAGGATTTCGCTGCCAAGGCGGAGGCCAAGCTTGAGAGCTACAAGATCGCATTGAGCGGGGCCCGGGTCGAGGCTCAGCAGTTGCGTGTGACCTTGAAAGCTGAAGGTGTCGCGGTTGAGTCTTCCGTTTTGGCCGTGGCCGGTGCCGAGGCCGCCGACAAGGTCGCCGCCGCCCGAAAGGAGATCGACGGTCAGAAGCAGACAGCCCTCAAGGCTCTGCGCGAAGAAGTCTCCACCTATGCCAAGAATGTCGCCGACAAGGTGCTGAGCAAGGCATAA
- a CDS encoding ATP synthase F0 subunit B produces MKKFKTVGLVTAALVLCAAIAFASDGEGGGHNKLLDLLYRFINFGIVAFLLYKFAGKRIADMLSGRTKQIETDLADLDERKEDAEKRLLEVEASIANLGAEKAKILEDAKAQGEAMRQAIIDKAEVQAAQIRAQAEVSAAQEAKLAIDAIREELAEKITAAAEDLVKKQLKKKDHEDLVNEYLKKVVLN; encoded by the coding sequence TTGAAAAAGTTCAAGACTGTCGGATTGGTGACGGCAGCACTGGTTCTCTGCGCGGCGATAGCTTTCGCCAGCGATGGAGAAGGCGGGGGGCACAACAAGCTGCTCGATCTTCTGTATCGCTTTATCAATTTCGGCATTGTCGCGTTCTTGCTCTATAAGTTCGCGGGCAAGCGTATCGCGGACATGCTGTCCGGACGCACCAAGCAGATCGAGACGGACCTTGCCGATCTCGACGAACGCAAGGAAGATGCCGAGAAGCGTTTGCTCGAAGTTGAGGCGAGTATCGCGAATCTTGGGGCTGAAAAAGCCAAGATTCTGGAAGACGCAAAGGCCCAGGGCGAAGCCATGCGTCAGGCGATTATCGACAAGGCGGAGGTCCAGGCTGCGCAGATCAGAGCCCAGGCTGAAGTTTCGGCGGCTCAGGAAGCAAAGTTGGCCATTGATGCCATCCGCGAAGAATTGGCCGAAAAGATTACCGCTGCTGCTGAAGATCTTGTCAAGAAGCAGCTCAAGAAGAAAGATCACGAAGATTTGGTCAACGAATATCTTAAAAAGGTGGTGCTCAATTGA